The following proteins come from a genomic window of Nitrospira sp.:
- a CDS encoding Phospholipid ABC transporter ATP-binding protein MlaF produces MLKLVGVTKAFGDQPVLQGIDLIIPEGKLTTIIGRSGEGKSVLLKHMIGLLQPDAGQVWVDGVEISRLRGQALNEVRKRFAMLFQGAALFDSLTVFENVAFPLRERLRMKGQDVTSRVEEKLDQVGLAGMGHKFPAELSGGMRKRAGLARALVMQPEIILFDEPTTGLDPLMAKSIHDLIMSMQRKFGFTAVMVSHQIPEIFGISDYVAMLKRGKIAAMAKSADFQRTTDPEIREFISVGGTVSLTKAGSGD; encoded by the coding sequence ATGCTGAAGCTCGTGGGCGTGACGAAGGCGTTTGGAGATCAGCCGGTTTTGCAGGGCATCGATCTCATCATCCCTGAAGGAAAGCTCACCACGATCATCGGTCGAAGCGGCGAAGGCAAGAGCGTGCTGCTGAAACATATGATCGGGCTCCTCCAACCTGATGCCGGACAAGTGTGGGTCGATGGAGTCGAGATTTCTCGGCTTCGCGGCCAAGCACTCAACGAAGTGCGCAAGCGGTTCGCGATGCTGTTTCAGGGGGCGGCGTTGTTCGACTCACTGACTGTCTTCGAAAATGTAGCGTTTCCGCTCAGAGAAAGACTACGAATGAAAGGCCAGGATGTGACCAGTCGTGTCGAAGAGAAGTTAGATCAAGTGGGTCTGGCCGGGATGGGGCACAAGTTCCCCGCGGAACTCAGCGGGGGTATGCGGAAACGCGCCGGGTTGGCACGCGCGTTGGTGATGCAACCGGAAATTATTCTCTTCGACGAACCCACGACGGGCCTCGATCCGCTCATGGCCAAATCGATTCACGATCTCATCATGAGCATGCAGCGGAAGTTCGGGTTTACCGCCGTGATGGTGAGCCATCAGATTCCGGAGATATTCGGGATATCCGATTATGTCGCGATGTTGAAACGCGGGAAAATAGCCGCCATGGCGAAGTCGGCTGACTTTCAACGGACGACCGATCCTGAAATCAGGGAATTCATCTCGGTCGGCGGGACGGTGTCGCTGACCAAGGCGGGTTCCGGTGACTAG
- a CDS encoding Phospholipid ABC transporter substrate-binding protein MlaD translates to MDRSRLELIVGVFVLVGIVCLSYLSIKLGKLELIGGDVYEVNALFNSATGLKSGAAVEVAGVEVGRVKAINLKEDRAMVRLAVQNGTKLYSDTIASIKTRGIIGEKYLALSPGGGGDPLKPGDTIRDTESGLDLEELVSQYVHGKVN, encoded by the coding sequence ATGGACAGAAGCAGGTTGGAGCTGATCGTCGGTGTGTTCGTGTTGGTCGGGATCGTCTGTTTGAGCTATCTCTCGATTAAACTCGGTAAATTGGAACTGATCGGTGGAGATGTCTACGAAGTGAATGCCCTGTTCAATTCAGCCACAGGGCTGAAATCCGGAGCAGCCGTGGAAGTCGCCGGCGTTGAGGTGGGTCGAGTCAAGGCAATCAATCTGAAAGAGGATCGGGCGATGGTGAGGCTGGCGGTTCAGAATGGGACGAAACTGTATTCCGACACCATCGCTTCGATCAAAACTCGGGGGATCATCGGAGAAAAATATCTTGCGCTTTCGCCGGGTGGAGGGGGAGACCCACTGAAGCCTGGCGACACGATTCGTGATACTGAATCTGGCCTCGACCTTGAGGAATTGGTGAGCCAATACGTCCATGGGAAGGTCAACTAA
- a CDS encoding Phospholipid ABC transporter shuttle protein MlaC, with protein MRNTENGWRGGSLWFTGLMMVLCIGMMAVPGYAGPPTDSMKMTIDEVLRIVREKELKLPEKAEERRHLLENVVAARFDYTEMSRRALGAPWNQLTDQQKQEFVDLFRTLLTNSYADKIETYSGEGVQYLNERTEKEYAEVRTKVLSGKTEIPLDYRLINKTDDWRVYDVVVDGVSLVNNYRGQFTKILRASSYSDLVDQLRKKAGKPKTP; from the coding sequence ATGAGGAATACCGAGAATGGGTGGAGAGGCGGCAGCTTGTGGTTCACGGGACTCATGATGGTCCTCTGCATTGGAATGATGGCGGTACCCGGATATGCGGGACCTCCCACCGACTCCATGAAGATGACGATCGACGAAGTGCTCCGCATCGTACGGGAGAAGGAGCTTAAACTACCGGAGAAAGCCGAGGAGCGCCGACACCTGCTGGAGAACGTGGTGGCGGCTCGATTTGACTATACGGAAATGTCCCGGCGGGCGCTGGGTGCTCCTTGGAATCAGCTGACTGATCAGCAGAAACAGGAATTTGTCGATCTCTTTCGAACGTTGCTGACCAATTCGTATGCGGACAAGATCGAAACCTATTCCGGAGAGGGCGTGCAGTATTTAAATGAACGAACGGAAAAAGAGTACGCGGAGGTCAGAACCAAAGTGCTTTCGGGAAAGACGGAGATCCCGCTTGATTATCGCTTGATCAATAAGACGGATGATTGGCGGGTCTATGACGTCGTCGTGGACGGGGTCAGCCTGGTGAACAACTACCGCGGACAGTTTACAAAGATTCTTCGCGCCTCTTCCTATTCGGATCTCGTCGATCAACTCCGCAAAAAAGCCGGCAAGCCCAAGACGCCATAA
- a CDS encoding Phospholipid ABC transporter permease protein MlaE — protein sequence MTLLECVGRWALTYVEEMGRMLIFVTASFAWLARPPLRGMQIIKQLHFIGYKSTFVVVLTAAFTGMVLALQGYYTLRKFGSEGLLGSAVALSMIRELGPVLAALMVTARAGSAITAEIGIMRITEQIDALDTMAVNPLQYLIAPKLVAGLIGVPLLVAIFDVVGIYGGHLVGVDLLGVNAGSYWNSIEAAVEWKDVYGGILKSISFGLIVSWVCCYKGFHTKMSAEGLGTATTEAVVLSSVLILIWDYFLTSLLL from the coding sequence ATGACGCTACTCGAATGTGTGGGACGATGGGCCTTGACCTATGTCGAGGAGATGGGCCGGATGCTGATCTTCGTGACGGCGTCGTTCGCCTGGTTGGCGCGTCCGCCGTTACGCGGCATGCAAATCATCAAGCAACTCCACTTCATCGGCTACAAGTCGACGTTTGTCGTCGTGCTGACGGCGGCATTTACCGGGATGGTGCTCGCGCTGCAAGGCTACTATACGCTGCGAAAGTTCGGGTCTGAAGGGCTGTTAGGTTCCGCGGTGGCGCTCAGCATGATTCGTGAATTGGGGCCGGTCTTGGCTGCGCTCATGGTGACGGCGCGCGCCGGTTCCGCGATAACGGCGGAGATCGGCATCATGCGGATCACGGAACAGATCGACGCGCTCGATACCATGGCCGTCAATCCACTTCAATACCTGATTGCGCCGAAACTTGTGGCAGGTCTGATCGGCGTCCCTCTGTTGGTCGCGATCTTCGACGTCGTGGGAATCTACGGCGGTCACCTTGTCGGAGTGGACCTCCTCGGCGTCAACGCCGGTTCCTACTGGAATTCCATCGAAGCCGCGGTCGAGTGGAAAGACGTCTATGGCGGCATTCTCAAATCTATCAGTTTTGGTCTGATCGTGAGCTGGGTCTGTTGCTATAAAGGTTTCCACACCAAGATGAGCGCCGAAGGACTCGGCACCGCCACGACGGAGGCGGTCGTGTTGTCATCGGTCTTGATCCTCATCTGGGATTATTTTCTGACATCATTGTTGTTGTAA
- a CDS encoding surface antigen (D15), whose product MRSRAVRLLLVLIGALCLVFPDQAQAEVKLFPIPAISTSKNDGNDFGLIVPALITGPDGDLKYLLAPMLIHNSYVGMRGTLNLFRYEPGGKQLKGMASWSERIEHKFLFNYVDPGFSNGRYSIEFGAMNFKNATMRFYGLGPTTQKGEQTNYTASETRLNWRFGVYANEVTQIAVSQRLRIMQPIQQGAATMFPFSRDVFPEAPGMDGAAILGQRITFHYDTRNNLVTPTDGMAITAYAELNYNFHRGVDPLYSRYGVEIKKMFASESKRAILVVRGELQATLGSDVPFYEQSSLGGQNNLRGFGVDRYIDKQLIAFSVEERIHVLRTRLAGVMADFEIAPFVDTGQVFNSYKNVSFKDYRITPGIGFRGIIRPNVVGRIDYGFSKEGGAIFAGLDFPY is encoded by the coding sequence ATGCGCAGCCGTGCGGTCCGTCTTCTCCTTGTGTTGATCGGAGCGCTGTGTCTTGTGTTCCCCGATCAGGCTCAGGCGGAAGTAAAACTTTTTCCTATCCCCGCCATCAGTACCAGCAAAAACGACGGCAACGATTTCGGATTAATCGTACCGGCTCTCATCACCGGACCGGACGGGGATCTGAAGTACTTGCTCGCTCCCATGTTGATTCATAACTCTTACGTGGGCATGCGGGGAACCCTCAATCTGTTCAGGTATGAGCCCGGCGGGAAACAACTCAAAGGCATGGCGTCATGGTCGGAGAGGATCGAACATAAATTTCTGTTCAACTATGTCGATCCGGGTTTCAGCAACGGTCGGTATAGTATCGAGTTCGGTGCTATGAATTTCAAGAATGCCACTATGCGTTTTTATGGGTTAGGCCCGACGACCCAAAAAGGTGAACAGACTAACTACACGGCATCCGAGACACGGCTCAACTGGAGATTCGGCGTCTATGCCAATGAAGTGACGCAGATCGCCGTGAGTCAGCGTCTACGAATTATGCAGCCGATCCAGCAGGGAGCAGCGACAATGTTCCCGTTTTCCCGAGATGTTTTTCCGGAAGCTCCCGGCATGGACGGGGCGGCGATACTCGGTCAGCGGATCACCTTTCATTATGATACGCGGAATAACTTGGTGACTCCGACTGATGGGATGGCGATTACGGCCTATGCGGAGCTCAATTACAATTTCCATCGGGGCGTAGATCCCCTGTATTCCAGGTATGGTGTCGAGATCAAAAAGATGTTTGCGAGTGAATCCAAGCGGGCGATCTTGGTGGTTCGCGGAGAATTGCAAGCCACGCTCGGCTCGGACGTTCCCTTTTATGAGCAGAGCTCGTTGGGGGGACAAAACAATCTGCGTGGTTTTGGTGTCGATCGGTACATCGATAAGCAGCTGATTGCCTTCAGCGTTGAGGAACGCATTCATGTCCTGCGAACACGCCTGGCCGGCGTCATGGCTGATTTTGAAATCGCGCCGTTCGTCGATACCGGGCAAGTCTTCAATTCGTACAAGAATGTGAGCTTCAAGGACTATCGCATTACTCCGGGAATCGGCTTTCGAGGGATCATTCGGCCCAATGTCGTCGGGCGCATCGACTATGGGTTCAGTAAAGAGGGAGGAGCCATTTTTGCCGGTTTAGACTTTCCTTACTAA